A part of Legionella sainthelensi genomic DNA contains:
- a CDS encoding DegT/DnrJ/EryC1/StrS family aminotransferase, with protein MQFIDLKKQYSIIEHDILNSIKNVLNHGQYIMGPEIAQLEKQLAEFVGVKHVIVNSSGTDALLMALMALEIQPGDEVITTPFSFFATTEVISLCQAKPVFVDIDPLTYNMNSNQLESAITNKTKAIMPVGLYGQCADHDEINAIAEKYGIPVIEDAAQSFGATYKGRYSCALSTIGCTSFFPSKPLGGYGDSGACFTNDDELAQKLIEIRIHGQNARYCHNRIGINGRMDTIQAAVLIEKMKLFPDEIIMRQRVAKAYDQMLSPLVRTPFIHSHNTSVYAQYTIEVSNRDAFQKAMQELGVPTAVHYPVPLHQQTAMGYLGYKIGDFPHAEQASRRVISLPMHPYLQEAEQSKVVAAVKEALTLHEEEVMA; from the coding sequence ATGCAATTTATCGATTTAAAAAAGCAATATTCAATAATTGAACACGATATTTTAAACAGCATAAAAAATGTTTTGAATCATGGACAATATATCATGGGCCCGGAGATAGCTCAGCTTGAAAAGCAATTGGCTGAATTTGTCGGAGTCAAACATGTTATTGTTAATTCAAGTGGGACTGATGCACTATTGATGGCACTTATGGCTTTGGAAATTCAGCCTGGGGATGAAGTCATTACTACGCCTTTTAGTTTTTTTGCGACCACAGAGGTGATCAGTTTATGTCAGGCTAAGCCAGTTTTCGTGGATATTGACCCACTTACTTATAATATGAATTCTAATCAATTAGAAAGTGCCATTACCAATAAAACTAAGGCAATAATGCCCGTCGGTTTATATGGTCAATGTGCTGATCATGATGAAATTAATGCTATCGCTGAAAAATACGGCATTCCCGTAATTGAAGATGCTGCCCAAAGTTTTGGTGCAACATATAAAGGGCGATACTCTTGTGCTTTATCTACAATTGGATGCACAAGTTTTTTCCCATCTAAGCCTTTAGGAGGCTATGGAGATTCAGGTGCATGCTTTACTAATGATGATGAATTAGCGCAAAAACTTATTGAAATACGGATTCATGGCCAAAATGCACGTTATTGCCATAATCGTATTGGCATTAATGGGCGAATGGATACGATTCAGGCTGCGGTTCTAATTGAAAAAATGAAACTTTTCCCTGACGAAATTATTATGCGTCAAAGAGTGGCTAAAGCATATGATCAAATGTTATCACCGTTAGTAAGAACACCATTTATCCATAGCCATAATACGAGCGTATATGCTCAATATACCATTGAAGTAAGTAATCGAGATGCTTTTCAAAAAGCAATGCAAGAATTAGGAGTTCCTACGGCAGTACATTACCCTGTCCCTTTGCATCAGCAAACCGCCATGGGTTATTTAGGTTATAAAATAGGTGATTTTCCTCATGCAGAGCAAGCAAGTCGCCGTGTTATTAGCTTACCTATGCATCCTTATCTACAAGAAGCAGAACAAAGCAAAGTAGTTGCAGCAGTTAAAGAAGCGTTAACATTACACGAAGAAGAGGTAATGGCATAA
- the pyrF gene encoding orotidine-5'-phosphate decarboxylase: MSPKLIVALDFNTENDALNLIDKLDPSDCVLKVGSELFTLFGTQFVKRLIQRQFKVFLDLKFHDIPNTVSKACKAGADLGVWMMNVHAAGGASMMQAARDAIESYGVGRPLLIAVTVLTSFNQNELSTIGINIPIIEQVEKLASLAKESGLDGVVCSAQEVKVIKNICGDQFITVTPGIRLETSPKDDQSRVMTPKQAFEAGSDYLVVGRPITKAADPQKVISEILKDIA; the protein is encoded by the coding sequence ATGTCACCTAAATTAATTGTTGCTTTAGATTTTAATACAGAAAATGATGCTTTAAATTTAATAGATAAACTCGATCCTAGTGATTGTGTCTTGAAAGTGGGAAGTGAGCTTTTTACTTTATTTGGAACTCAATTTGTAAAGCGATTGATCCAAAGGCAATTTAAAGTGTTCTTAGATTTAAAATTTCATGATATTCCAAACACCGTTTCAAAAGCTTGCAAAGCGGGTGCTGATTTAGGTGTTTGGATGATGAATGTACATGCAGCCGGTGGTGCCAGTATGATGCAAGCAGCAAGGGATGCGATTGAGTCTTATGGTGTTGGCAGGCCTCTATTAATTGCAGTAACTGTTCTTACTAGTTTTAATCAGAATGAATTGAGTACTATAGGTATTAATATACCCATAATTGAACAAGTAGAAAAATTAGCATCTCTGGCAAAAGAATCAGGTTTAGATGGTGTTGTTTGTTCTGCTCAGGAAGTAAAAGTCATAAAAAACATTTGTGGTGATCAATTTATAACTGTTACGCCAGGGATACGATTAGAAACGAGCCCAAAAGATGATCAATCAAGAGTAATGACGCCAAAGCAAGCCTTTGAGGCAGGTAGTGATTATTTAGTAGTTGGTCGACCAATCACTAAAGCAGCAGATCCCCAAAAAGTTATCTCTGAAATTTTAAAAGATATAGCTTAA
- the vpdC gene encoding Dot/Icm T4SS effector VpdC has protein sequence MTPQHIISQLLESDSFQYPQNLELLKKIIITAYLGRLQINGLPPDNQIALGNYLFDNEQLIFDFTRLSDEKRAIFLHWFLEPHQKEKTKTFLSGSTVNEYRGFTAEVSLTWWGRIKSWIEGTYLEYWKISDLNLSLKNISQYKLTGIEMCHGSHGILIGFHQFLVPGTGTKYKDPNDPQQEPLGNTKRVFITDKLVDRLISLNIKNIKFESICKNPHPQSIEVTDPQERLDKMYDYRKMQRFMSLKPWYIRMWSWLFPWLTEEKEKSKAIKEKQIVPLYETKKLEIFRFLKSHQILVREKKPNIENIVFCGGGAKIYAHVGVCKALNKAKIFPEKFAGSSAGAIMALMCYLGYTGDEIEELFKHFKHEHLVHFDINLNGISEAHSLKTALDFAITYKLNQIITQYQIPYPEGKITFATLEMIRQKCPGCGIGKELVVTATNKRQGSTRYFSLVRSPHFEVSEAVKISASFPIVYRSTLIDGEEHNDGGVLNNFPTEAFFDDHSTLLESEYGNNLKVLAVKFDDGPERKAIDRVMDKVYRENVILNGIYTLLTGVSDPASGWERDRLKLRKYACQSIVINVDNVSSSSFSVSEKSRKEMIESGYKETLNYLNMRYHKNELQEYENEEYMYSTFSSLGELLSYCCYRGDKYWFDVVYQLIEESTAPNQSELMKQAEELKALYFNHSNAVIQSPKHEENPFTFFGNETLQSSVSSIRSEHHKILLAVFPIFLKLSQDLLKDSADKKFFDDARHAFSLKSPFACLKHFAKIRKETHVIIPIVINLLKELKENPSEKVYNALNQLLQLLTSSKNLYKEEYFARWDLTFSQSMRLLNVISDNSHPHYRLIRSISRKCEPMQRVVAGVFCEDYDDFEREEAFSYTV, from the coding sequence ATGACACCACAACATATAATTAGCCAGCTGCTTGAGTCAGACTCTTTCCAATACCCACAAAACCTAGAATTATTAAAAAAAATCATTATTACTGCCTATTTAGGACGCCTCCAAATTAATGGTTTACCACCAGACAATCAAATTGCTTTAGGTAATTATTTATTTGATAACGAGCAATTAATATTTGATTTTACACGTTTAAGTGATGAGAAAAGAGCGATATTTCTACACTGGTTTTTGGAGCCTCATCAAAAAGAAAAAACTAAAACTTTTTTAAGTGGCTCTACAGTAAATGAATATCGTGGATTTACTGCAGAAGTCTCTTTAACTTGGTGGGGTAGAATAAAAAGCTGGATTGAAGGAACGTATCTAGAGTACTGGAAAATAAGTGATTTAAATTTATCGCTGAAAAATATATCTCAGTATAAGCTGACGGGAATTGAAATGTGTCATGGAAGTCATGGGATATTAATTGGCTTTCATCAATTTCTTGTTCCTGGTACAGGAACAAAATATAAAGATCCCAATGATCCTCAGCAAGAGCCACTGGGAAACACAAAAAGAGTTTTTATTACTGATAAGCTTGTTGATCGACTAATTTCTTTAAATATCAAAAATATTAAATTTGAATCCATATGCAAAAACCCACATCCGCAGTCAATAGAGGTAACTGATCCGCAAGAGCGACTTGATAAAATGTATGATTATCGAAAAATGCAGCGGTTTATGTCCCTTAAACCTTGGTATATACGTATGTGGAGCTGGTTATTTCCCTGGCTAACTGAAGAAAAAGAAAAAAGTAAAGCAATTAAAGAAAAACAAATTGTTCCATTGTATGAAACAAAGAAATTAGAAATATTTCGTTTTTTAAAATCACATCAGATCCTGGTGCGAGAAAAAAAACCGAATATCGAGAATATCGTTTTTTGTGGTGGTGGTGCCAAAATTTATGCTCATGTTGGCGTCTGTAAAGCCCTCAATAAAGCTAAAATTTTTCCTGAAAAATTTGCCGGTAGCTCTGCAGGTGCGATTATGGCACTAATGTGTTATCTAGGTTACACTGGAGACGAAATTGAAGAGTTATTTAAGCATTTTAAACACGAGCATTTAGTTCATTTTGATATTAATCTCAATGGAATTTCAGAAGCACACTCATTAAAGACAGCTTTAGACTTTGCCATTACATATAAATTAAACCAAATTATTACCCAATATCAAATTCCGTATCCTGAAGGAAAAATTACTTTCGCCACTTTAGAAATGATACGTCAAAAGTGTCCCGGTTGTGGAATTGGAAAAGAACTGGTTGTCACTGCCACTAATAAACGCCAAGGCAGTACACGTTACTTTTCATTAGTTCGTTCTCCACATTTTGAAGTTAGCGAAGCAGTTAAAATTTCAGCGAGTTTCCCAATAGTATATCGTTCAACGCTTATTGATGGAGAAGAGCATAATGATGGAGGAGTATTAAATAATTTTCCTACGGAAGCATTTTTTGATGATCATTCGACTTTACTCGAGTCTGAATATGGCAACAATCTAAAAGTACTAGCGGTAAAATTTGATGATGGTCCTGAAAGAAAAGCGATAGATCGAGTGATGGATAAAGTCTATAGAGAAAACGTCATTCTTAACGGGATTTACACGTTACTAACTGGTGTGAGTGATCCTGCAAGTGGTTGGGAACGAGATCGCTTAAAATTAAGAAAATACGCATGCCAATCAATAGTGATTAATGTAGATAACGTATCAAGCTCTTCTTTCTCCGTCAGTGAAAAAAGTAGAAAAGAAATGATTGAGTCAGGTTATAAGGAAACACTAAATTATTTAAATATGCGCTATCATAAAAATGAACTGCAGGAATATGAAAATGAAGAATATATGTATTCAACCTTTAGCTCACTAGGTGAATTGCTTTCTTATTGTTGTTATAGAGGAGATAAATATTGGTTTGATGTTGTCTATCAACTTATTGAAGAGTCTACTGCTCCAAATCAAAGTGAGTTAATGAAACAAGCAGAAGAGTTAAAAGCCCTTTATTTTAATCACTCAAATGCTGTAATTCAAAGTCCTAAGCATGAAGAGAATCCTTTTACTTTTTTTGGCAATGAAACGCTACAATCATCTGTATCTTCAATTCGATCAGAACATCATAAAATTTTGTTGGCGGTGTTTCCTATTTTTTTAAAATTATCCCAAGATCTTTTAAAGGACAGTGCTGATAAAAAATTTTTTGATGACGCACGCCATGCATTTTCATTAAAATCTCCTTTTGCCTGTTTGAAACATTTTGCAAAAATTCGTAAGGAAACACACGTGATTATTCCCATTGTGATTAATTTGTTAAAGGAGCTGAAAGAAAATCCAAGTGAAAAGGTATATAATGCATTGAATCAACTATTGCAGTTGCTCACATCGAGTAAGAATCTTTATAAAGAAGAGTATTTTGCACGCTGGGATTTGACTTTCTCACAAAGTATGCGGCTATTGAATGTGATAAGTGACAATTCACATCCCCATTATCGCTTAATACGCTCCATAAGTCGAAAATGCGAACCTATGCAACGTGTAGTTGCAGGAGTTTTTTGTGAGGATTATGATGATTTTGAACGTGAAGAAGCCTTTTCTTATACTGTCTAA
- a CDS encoding pilus assembly protein has translation MINGNSVFLMPLDVSLNWSKGMTLNFLNKQTNQVELIYQWQWSHPRWSLHWIGVSSNNKIVFSNNPSHAMCNGHFSLINNNTHEQITLTLNRLGRIRVSNNLSLKQ, from the coding sequence ATGATAAATGGTAATTCCGTGTTCCTTATGCCATTAGATGTTTCATTGAATTGGTCTAAAGGCATGACTTTGAATTTCCTGAATAAACAAACAAATCAGGTGGAATTAATTTATCAATGGCAATGGAGTCATCCGCGCTGGAGTTTACATTGGATAGGGGTTAGCTCCAATAATAAAATTGTTTTTTCCAATAATCCAAGTCACGCTATGTGTAATGGACACTTTAGTTTAATAAATAATAATACTCATGAACAAATTACACTTACTTTAAATAGATTAGGTAGAATAAGAGTAAGTAATAACTTGTCCCTAAAGCAGTAA
- a CDS encoding chorismate--pyruvate lyase family protein, whose amino-acid sequence MPINTHSIFVINAQSPENLKKWLNYQSSLTEMLQKIKGEAQLELISQQWVNPDWWDQNVLQIQDDCIFKRDIIMKSHGVSYWFARSIIPEKCYELEPSFFDRLKNESIKNLIFGNNKVQRINGINYAIDPHCIEFYWVKKNINTVEGILWVRLSEFSFQQRESFYIAEIMLPELEFVL is encoded by the coding sequence ATGCCTATCAATACTCATTCTATTTTTGTAATTAATGCACAAAGCCCTGAAAATCTTAAAAAGTGGCTTAATTATCAATCTTCGTTAACTGAGATGCTGCAAAAAATCAAGGGCGAAGCACAGCTTGAACTAATTTCCCAACAGTGGGTAAATCCAGATTGGTGGGATCAAAATGTCCTACAAATTCAAGACGACTGTATTTTCAAGCGCGACATTATAATGAAAAGCCACGGGGTTTCTTATTGGTTTGCGCGAAGTATTATTCCTGAGAAATGTTACGAGCTTGAGCCTTCGTTTTTTGACCGTTTAAAAAATGAATCAATAAAAAACTTGATCTTTGGAAATAATAAAGTACAGCGTATCAATGGAATAAATTATGCAATTGATCCTCATTGTATCGAGTTTTATTGGGTGAAAAAGAATATTAATACTGTTGAGGGTATTCTCTGGGTGCGACTGAGCGAATTTTCTTTTCAACAACGCGAATCTTTTTATATAGCAGAAATAATGCTTCCTGAGTTAGAGTTTGTTTTATGA
- the ubiA gene encoding 4-hydroxybenzoate octaprenyltransferase translates to MKWSAYWRLMRFDKPIGILLLWFPTAWALWLANKGMPNFRLLAFFVCGTVLMRAAGCIMNDVADRNIDKHVMRTQFRPLTAGEVSLTEAFILLALLLLIALYILVQLPKNCFYLGVIALFISFIYPFCKRFLNAPQLVLGFAFSMGIPMAFVASNVSLNSEFFLLFLINFAWILAYDTMYAMTDKIDDLRIGVKSTAIYFASYDRLIIGLLQGLFHSLWLLWAIINQVNVLFYLLWLPASLILIYQQKLIYNREPQNCFKAFIVSVYYGALMWLAVGAGI, encoded by the coding sequence ATGAAGTGGAGCGCATATTGGCGTTTAATGCGTTTTGATAAACCAATAGGAATTTTACTACTTTGGTTTCCAACTGCTTGGGCATTATGGCTTGCTAATAAAGGGATGCCTAATTTTAGACTTTTAGCTTTTTTTGTGTGTGGTACCGTATTAATGCGTGCTGCAGGTTGCATCATGAATGATGTTGCGGACAGAAATATCGATAAACATGTCATGAGAACTCAATTTCGCCCATTAACCGCTGGCGAAGTAAGCTTGACGGAAGCATTCATTTTATTAGCTTTGTTGCTTTTAATCGCATTATATATATTAGTTCAGCTGCCTAAAAATTGCTTTTATTTAGGAGTGATCGCTCTTTTCATCTCATTTATTTATCCTTTTTGTAAACGTTTTCTAAATGCACCACAATTAGTGCTTGGATTTGCATTCTCAATGGGAATACCTATGGCATTTGTGGCTTCTAATGTATCTTTAAATAGTGAATTTTTTCTGTTATTTCTTATTAATTTTGCCTGGATTTTGGCATACGATACTATGTATGCAATGACGGATAAAATAGATGATTTGCGAATAGGTGTGAAATCTACAGCGATTTATTTTGCAAGTTATGATCGGTTAATTATTGGTTTATTACAAGGTTTATTTCATAGTTTATGGTTACTCTGGGCTATTATTAACCAAGTAAATGTATTGTTTTATCTATTATGGTTGCCGGCCAGTTTAATTTTAATTTATCAGCAAAAGCTGATTTATAATCGAGAACCTCAAAATTGTTTTAAAGCCTTTATTGTCAGTGTTTATTATGGGGCTTTGATGTGGTTGGCCGTTGGGGCGGGCATTTAA